In a genomic window of Nostoc sp. UHCC 0870:
- the dndE gene encoding DNA sulfur modification protein DndE, which translates to MESPIERIKLSQTAKEQLLKLKRNTKIDQWNILCRWAFCRSLAESTPPSPVPLPQDSNVELTWRVFGGEISDILLLALKQRCHNDGYPTDKETLATQFRLHLHRGIGYLAGDPNIKKIEDLIELAIKGGKDIK; encoded by the coding sequence ATGGAATCTCCAATAGAAAGAATTAAACTCTCCCAAACTGCAAAAGAGCAATTACTTAAACTCAAACGCAACACTAAAATCGACCAATGGAATATTCTTTGTCGTTGGGCTTTTTGTCGTTCCCTTGCAGAATCTACCCCACCTTCCCCCGTTCCACTTCCCCAAGATAGTAACGTCGAACTAACTTGGCGCGTCTTTGGTGGCGAAATATCCGATATTCTCCTCCTCGCCCTCAAACAACGCTGTCATAATGATGGCTATCCCACGGATAAAGAAACCCTAGCCACCCAATTCCGTCTACATTTGCATCGCGGTATTGGTTACTTAGCCGGCGACCCAAATATCAAGAAAATTGAAGATTTAATTGAACTGGCAATAAAAGGTGGAAAGGATATTAAGTAA
- a CDS encoding DNA phosphorothioation-associated putative methyltransferase has product MPETVEIERHRAAIARNEISRPVRLAIEWAILNQDTSFFDYGCGYGGDVQRVANLGYTSLGWDPYYYPDEPITSADVVNLGYILNVIEDIEERRQSLIQAWELTGKVLIVAAQVLINAPSKAQLAYSDGIVTRRNTFQKYYEQEELKKYINEVLNVDAVPVALGVYFVFRDEAEKESFKAIRFFSRTSTPRVRIPIKRFEDYQEQLQPLMEFFTQRGRLPVKGELATAQELLGEFGNFRRAFNVILQATDEAEWDAIAYRRSLDIQVYLALTHFDQRPRFSQLAPTMRHDIKAFFGSYEEACEVADQKLFSLGKPGIIKTACDKSKIGKHTRGALYVHVSALSALDPLLRIYEGCASRTIGRVDGATLIKYHIDKPQISYLFYPEFDTDPHPALTASITIDLKTLYITHRDYSDRANPPVLHRKETFVTASYPLYEQFAKLTQQEEELGLLQQKSEIGTREGWKKCLAAHGVEIRGHEVEQIR; this is encoded by the coding sequence ATGCCTGAAACGGTAGAAATCGAGCGTCATAGAGCCGCGATCGCTCGCAATGAAATCTCTCGTCCTGTACGATTGGCTATAGAATGGGCAATCCTCAACCAAGACACCAGTTTTTTCGATTACGGTTGCGGCTATGGTGGGGATGTGCAACGTGTAGCTAACCTCGGCTACACCAGTTTAGGCTGGGACCCTTATTACTACCCCGATGAACCAATCACCTCTGCTGATGTGGTTAATTTGGGTTACATCCTCAACGTCATAGAAGATATTGAAGAACGTCGCCAAAGTCTCATCCAAGCTTGGGAACTCACCGGCAAAGTTTTAATTGTCGCCGCACAAGTATTAATTAATGCTCCCAGCAAAGCCCAACTAGCTTACAGTGATGGTATCGTCACCAGGCGGAATACTTTCCAAAAATATTACGAACAAGAAGAACTCAAAAAATATATTAATGAAGTCTTAAATGTAGATGCAGTTCCAGTAGCACTGGGTGTCTACTTTGTCTTCCGAGATGAAGCTGAAAAAGAAAGTTTCAAAGCCATCCGCTTCTTTTCCCGCACCTCTACACCACGCGTCCGCATCCCCATCAAGCGGTTTGAAGACTACCAAGAACAACTCCAACCCCTGATGGAGTTTTTCACCCAACGCGGTAGATTACCCGTCAAAGGTGAATTAGCCACAGCACAAGAACTACTGGGGGAATTTGGTAACTTCCGCCGCGCCTTTAATGTCATTTTACAAGCTACCGACGAAGCCGAATGGGATGCGATCGCCTACCGTCGTTCTTTAGATATTCAAGTCTACCTCGCCCTCACCCACTTTGATCAACGTCCCAGATTCTCGCAATTAGCCCCAACCATGCGCCACGACATCAAAGCTTTCTTTGGTAGCTATGAGGAAGCGTGTGAAGTCGCTGACCAAAAATTATTTAGTCTAGGTAAACCAGGAATAATTAAAACCGCCTGTGACAAAAGCAAAATTGGGAAACATACACGGGGTGCGCTTTACGTCCATGTTTCCGCTTTATCAGCCCTAGACCCCTTACTACGCATTTACGAAGGTTGCGCCAGCCGCACCATTGGACGTGTTGATGGGGCTACGTTAATCAAATATCACATTGATAAACCGCAAATATCCTATCTTTTTTACCCAGAATTCGACACAGACCCCCATCCAGCCCTCACAGCTAGTATCACAATTGACTTAAAAACTTTGTATATCACTCACCGAGATTACAGTGACAGGGCAAATCCTCCCGTACTGCACCGCAAGGAAACCTTTGTTACAGCTAGTTATCCTCTGTATGAACAGTTTGCCAAACTCACCCAGCAGGAAGAGGAATTGGGATTACTGCAACAGAAAAGCGAAATTGGTACGCGTGAAGGTTGGAAGAAATGCCTAGCTGCACACGGAGTAGAAATTAGGGGACATGAAGTTGAACAAATTAGGTAA
- a CDS encoding RNA-guided endonuclease InsQ/TnpB family protein, producing MYRTIPIRAKFTDEEKTFWVDQCQHSSSLINCAIYHTRQSHYARLESMDNAFTTYWCGDELRSGWKTYYCQTTYPELDKALKENPHYKGLAAQAAQQTLKLVGESITSYNGLVKAYYNSEVDKPSLPKYRKKGGLAAVTFPRQALTFKDGYFQPSISKETKPELITDIKLPLPDFIDSDWVKEVKVRPYYGEFWIDWVIDDGKQPIKNNPHLDYSQAWGFDHGGTNWLTGVATLGKSLIIDGRKLKSMNQGYCRLVAKYKQGKSDFYWDAKLDRIQRRRNNQMRDTINKAARFIVNRCLNDRIGNIVIGWNEGQKVNASLGKANNQNFVPIPTGRLIQRLKQLASEYGIIVTVTEEAYTSKASYLDDDNLYKHGEKPAGWKPSGQRVKRGLYQSAKGLLTSADAQAAANILRKVATQLGLSLAEVGRASLTVPQRYDLFKRLNKSYRKRCVACLKTQVATSV from the coding sequence TTGTACAGAACAATTCCAATCAGAGCTAAATTCACTGATGAAGAAAAAACTTTTTGGGTTGACCAATGCCAACACTCAAGCAGCTTAATAAATTGTGCAATTTACCATACTCGCCAAAGTCATTACGCAAGATTAGAAAGCATGGATAATGCTTTTACAACTTACTGGTGCGGTGACGAATTGCGTAGTGGATGGAAAACTTATTATTGTCAAACAACTTATCCTGAATTAGATAAAGCTCTTAAGGAAAATCCACATTACAAAGGTTTAGCCGCACAAGCAGCACAACAAACTTTGAAATTAGTTGGCGAATCAATAACTAGCTACAACGGATTAGTTAAGGCTTACTACAACAGCGAAGTTGATAAACCTTCGTTGCCTAAGTATCGCAAGAAAGGAGGTTTGGCAGCAGTAACATTTCCTCGTCAAGCACTGACTTTTAAAGATGGTTATTTCCAGCCATCAATTAGTAAAGAAACTAAACCAGAATTAATCACAGATATCAAACTACCTTTGCCTGATTTTATTGATTCTGATTGGGTAAAGGAAGTAAAAGTTCGTCCTTATTATGGCGAGTTCTGGATTGACTGGGTGATTGATGATGGTAAGCAACCGATTAAAAACAACCCACATCTCGATTACTCCCAGGCATGGGGATTTGACCACGGGGGGACAAATTGGCTGACTGGAGTTGCTACACTGGGTAAAAGCTTGATTATTGATGGCAGAAAACTCAAGTCAATGAATCAAGGTTATTGTCGTTTAGTCGCCAAATACAAGCAAGGTAAATCTGATTTTTATTGGGATGCTAAACTTGACCGCATTCAGCGTAGGCGCAATAACCAAATGCGAGATACAATCAACAAGGCAGCTAGATTTATTGTTAACCGATGCCTAAATGACCGAATAGGAAATATAGTTATTGGCTGGAATGAAGGGCAAAAAGTTAACGCTAGTTTAGGTAAAGCAAATAATCAAAACTTTGTCCCAATTCCAACAGGTAGACTAATTCAAAGATTAAAGCAGTTAGCTAGTGAATATGGAATTATTGTTACCGTAACAGAAGAAGCTTACACTTCAAAAGCGTCTTACCTAGATGACGATAACCTCTACAAGCATGGTGAAAAACCCGCAGGATGGAAACCGTCAGGTCAAAGGGTAAAACGTGGATTATATCAATCAGCTAAAGGATTATTAACCTCCGCAGATGCACAAGCAGCAGCAAATATTTTAAGAAAAGTAGCCACACAGCTAGGTTTATCTTTAGCCGAGGTGGGTAGGGCATCTTTGACTGTGCCACAACGATATGACTTGTTTAAGAGGTTAAATAAATCATATCGTAAACGTTGCGTAGCGTGTCTGAAGACGCAAGTAGCAACATCAGTTTAG
- a CDS encoding sodium:solute symporter: MSIIDWFIVAVYALIVTGIGIVASRKQNNTDEYFRGSRQLPWWAIGLSIIATSFSAASLLGGPGEGYEHGFLYLQLQFGDLIGYGLVILIFLPFFVGLNLTTAYEYLEKRFDAKTRSLGSLCFLLFVIARLGGLLYAAALVVSTITGLPVYIAILLVGVISIIYTVAGGITAVVWTDVFQFGMIFVGLAAGIWAAASAVPGGLGELWRAASAGGKLAVVNLSWEPESIRSLPTALLAYGMLAFAVAGTNQQSVQRYVSCADVPSARKAILLGWFSGFVGVAATLLLGVLLFGFYSLNAGLPANVKPDEILSYFIVNQVPPGASGLLVAAIFAAAMSSIDSALHSLATCMTVDFYDRYAKSEYSESRSLKVAQWLIVVWGILGIISAFFVASTGKSLLPFLVTYTTMFLGPLLGIFLMGVLFPRINATGAFYGTVLAVILIVVGSENNWFSFPGIWRSAITAPVAIILGLVISLVGSEPPERSLQGLTFWNNGGGLKRMNRPGLDDEEQETSK, encoded by the coding sequence ATGAGTATCATTGATTGGTTCATTGTTGCAGTTTACGCCTTGATTGTCACAGGCATCGGAATTGTAGCCAGTCGCAAGCAAAACAATACAGATGAATATTTTCGAGGCTCACGGCAGCTACCTTGGTGGGCAATTGGTTTATCAATTATTGCAACCTCTTTCTCTGCCGCTTCCCTCCTTGGCGGTCCAGGAGAGGGCTATGAGCATGGTTTTCTCTATCTACAGCTACAGTTCGGTGACTTGATTGGCTATGGACTAGTCATCTTGATATTTCTACCATTTTTTGTGGGACTGAATCTAACCACAGCCTATGAGTATCTGGAAAAACGCTTTGATGCCAAAACTCGCTCTCTTGGTTCGCTGTGTTTTTTACTGTTTGTGATTGCCCGTTTAGGAGGACTTTTATATGCTGCCGCCCTAGTTGTTTCAACAATTACAGGGCTGCCTGTGTATATCGCTATCTTACTCGTTGGGGTCATCTCCATTATCTATACTGTAGCAGGTGGTATTACAGCAGTAGTTTGGACTGATGTATTTCAGTTTGGGATGATTTTCGTTGGCTTGGCAGCAGGTATTTGGGCTGCTGCATCAGCAGTTCCGGGAGGCTTGGGAGAACTTTGGCGTGCAGCCAGCGCAGGGGGAAAACTCGCTGTAGTAAACTTATCCTGGGAACCAGAATCAATTCGCTCACTACCAACGGCATTATTAGCTTATGGGATGTTGGCCTTTGCTGTGGCAGGAACAAACCAGCAATCTGTACAGCGATATGTCTCCTGTGCCGATGTCCCCTCAGCACGTAAGGCAATTTTGCTGGGTTGGTTTTCTGGCTTTGTAGGTGTTGCTGCTACACTCCTGCTTGGTGTTTTGTTGTTTGGTTTTTATTCCCTTAATGCTGGCCTGCCAGCTAATGTCAAACCAGATGAAATTCTGTCTTATTTTATAGTTAATCAAGTTCCACCGGGGGCTTCAGGATTGTTAGTAGCTGCCATTTTTGCTGCTGCTATGTCATCTATTGATTCGGCACTTCATTCCCTGGCTACGTGCATGACAGTTGATTTTTATGACCGTTATGCCAAATCAGAATATAGTGAATCTCGATCCTTGAAGGTTGCCCAATGGTTGATTGTAGTCTGGGGTATTCTGGGTATAATCTCGGCGTTTTTTGTTGCCTCAACAGGAAAATCTTTACTTCCATTCCTGGTGACATATACCACCATGTTTTTAGGCCCATTGCTGGGAATTTTCCTTATGGGAGTTCTCTTTCCCCGCATTAATGCTACTGGGGCATTTTACGGTACTGTTCTGGCAGTTATCCTCATTGTGGTTGGCTCAGAAAATAACTGGTTCAGCTTTCCGGGAATTTGGCGTTCGGCGATTACTGCCCCGGTTGCAATCATATTAGGTCTGGTGATTTCTCTAGTTGGTAGCGAACCACCAGAACGTTCTCTGCAAGGACTGACATTTTGGAATAATGGCGGTGGGTTAAAACGGATGAATCGTCCTGGATTAGATGATGAGGAGCAAGAGACTTCCAAATAA
- a CDS encoding ABC transporter permease: MGNQIVILIGTFILLLTGLLLGYVLSQLVLGYLTFNLLTFFGTISLILIFGTLYYVLFWQLKRGETQSQKLPQPIPEPLNEPINEPAFENQNYLKNKLISKLSGDAAAAERLIEQARENYPGMPDNWYCERVLDDLDRDTR, from the coding sequence ATGGGGAACCAAATAGTAATTCTTATCGGCACATTTATTCTTTTACTCACCGGATTGTTACTTGGCTACGTTCTTTCACAATTAGTTTTAGGTTATCTAACATTTAACCTCCTCACCTTTTTTGGAACAATCAGCCTAATTTTAATTTTTGGCACACTCTATTACGTATTGTTCTGGCAATTGAAGCGAGGAGAAACCCAATCCCAAAAATTACCACAACCGATTCCTGAGCCACTTAACGAGCCAATCAATGAACCCGCATTTGAGAACCAAAACTATCTCAAAAACAAACTCATTTCTAAATTATCGGGTGATGCCGCCGCCGCAGAACGTTTAATTGAGCAAGCCAGAGAAAACTATCCTGGAATGCCAGACAATTGGTATTGCGAGAGAGTTCTAGACGACCTAGACCGAGATACCCGCTAA
- a CDS encoding GNAT family N-acetyltransferase has protein sequence MNFELLIPGYYIRRGSTLERSLLVKFMQRTYQDIYPEQDFAHLARTVEQYFSKDTPLWWVDFLGEDVGEQGSQEDKATSSPFSPPSPVACLWVGNAIDQVTGTRHPHIFLLYVLPEHRRRGVGTALMRYVENWAIQRGDRQIGLQVFKSNQAALNLYNQLGYQTQSLWMLKQLDSH, from the coding sequence TTGAATTTTGAATTGTTAATACCGGGCTATTATATTCGTCGTGGTTCTACCTTGGAGCGATCGCTGCTAGTCAAATTCATGCAGCGCACCTACCAAGACATATATCCAGAACAGGATTTTGCCCATCTAGCCAGAACCGTTGAGCAATACTTCTCCAAAGATACCCCCTTGTGGTGGGTGGATTTTTTGGGTGAGGATGTAGGAGAGCAGGGAAGCCAGGAAGATAAAGCAACATCATCCCCCTTTTCTCCTCCCTCTCCCGTCGCCTGTCTCTGGGTAGGAAATGCTATAGATCAAGTGACCGGCACACGCCATCCTCACATTTTTTTACTTTACGTCCTCCCAGAACATCGACGGCGGGGCGTTGGTACAGCATTAATGCGCTATGTAGAGAATTGGGCAATTCAAAGAGGCGATCGCCAAATCGGATTGCAAGTATTTAAATCCAACCAAGCCGCCCTAAATCTCTACAATCAGCTAGGTTATCAAACCCAATCTCTCTGGATGCTAAAGCAACTTGATAGTCATTAG
- a CDS encoding HEAT repeat domain-containing protein, producing MYDEEELSILELDIEEDLESPLDKLEPITAESELPKPDPDEMLALLQNPQRQQRMLAARAFCDIEDPRATPLLIDLLTDTCPLVRVSAAYGIGRNPSTDAVEPLINQLNRDWNGYVRKGVVWALGNCRDRRCLAPLADALRTDISAVRLWSASALAQMADVGYEAIIGAIPPLIEALFQDPVAAVRSNSAWAIGQLCKELPSNVVYAAAIDALIQSFAEEKDLGVREDSKASLLGVGDPRGLQLIETLEQEGWF from the coding sequence ATGTATGACGAAGAAGAACTAAGTATACTCGAACTCGATATCGAGGAGGATTTAGAGAGTCCCTTAGATAAACTAGAACCAATCACGGCTGAGTCAGAATTGCCAAAACCTGACCCAGACGAAATGTTAGCACTGCTGCAAAACCCCCAACGTCAACAAAGGATGTTGGCTGCTCGTGCTTTTTGCGATATTGAAGACCCACGCGCTACTCCCCTTTTAATAGACCTATTGACTGATACTTGTCCATTAGTGCGGGTGAGTGCAGCTTATGGTATTGGGCGCAATCCCAGTACCGATGCAGTTGAACCATTAATTAACCAGCTAAATCGAGACTGGAACGGCTATGTACGCAAAGGTGTAGTCTGGGCTTTAGGGAATTGTCGCGATCGCCGTTGTTTAGCACCCCTAGCAGATGCCTTAAGAACCGATATTTCCGCCGTGCGTTTGTGGTCTGCTAGTGCCTTAGCACAAATGGCAGATGTCGGTTACGAAGCAATTATCGGAGCAATACCCCCCCTAATTGAAGCCTTATTTCAAGACCCAGTAGCAGCAGTCAGAAGTAACAGTGCGTGGGCTATAGGACAACTGTGTAAAGAACTACCCTCTAATGTAGTTTATGCCGCAGCGATCGATGCTTTAATCCAGTCCTTTGCCGAAGAAAAAGACTTAGGCGTGCGGGAAGACTCCAAAGCCTCACTATTAGGTGTAGGCGACCCCCGTGGCTTGCAGCTAATTGAAACCTTAGAACAAGAAGGATGGTTTTAG
- a CDS encoding phosphomannose isomerase type II C-terminal cupin domain, with protein MTQNEDNAQLNSNESSCHSGSRYWGNVEVIEEGETYRISRIEIKPRHGIKPQIHYHRNEHWVVVSGVAKVICGDEEVLLNRNQSTYVPAATLHKVENPGSIPLVILEIQNGEYLGEDDTERPYDLNVVKPVAEK; from the coding sequence ATGACTCAGAATGAAGATAACGCTCAATTAAATAGCAATGAGTCTTCCTGTCACTCAGGCTCGCGTTACTGGGGTAATGTAGAAGTCATAGAAGAGGGAGAAACCTATAGAATTAGTCGCATTGAAATCAAGCCCAGACACGGTATTAAGCCACAAATCCATTATCACCGCAATGAACACTGGGTTGTAGTCTCTGGTGTGGCTAAGGTGATTTGCGGAGATGAAGAAGTCTTACTAAACCGTAACCAATCAACTTATGTACCAGCTGCAACGCTGCATAAGGTTGAAAATCCAGGGTCTATTCCCTTAGTCATTCTGGAAATTCAAAATGGTGAATATTTGGGCGAGGATGATACTGAACGTCCTTATGATTTAAATGTGGTTAAGCCTGTGGCTGAGAAGTAG
- a CDS encoding PQQ-dependent sugar dehydrogenase: MFFYHRIILFWRCLILKVPSGFTVNVFADGLNAPRWLALTPSGDVLVTETRQNRIRLLRDTNGDGVADVSQTFASASNGLNIPFGMAFSGDSFFLGNTDAVLRFPYSQGQQQLTGNGEKIADLPGGGYNQHWTRNVVVSPDGNKLYVSVGSRSNVDEEELPRASVQVMNLDGSQQQTFAFGLRNPVGLDFHPVTKELYTTVNERDGIGDDLVPDYLTRIRQGEFYGWPYTYFKPSNLDPRQTANGKSKRPDLAARTRNPDVLFQAHSAALGLQFYDGETFPQKYRNGAFVAFRGSWNRDRGTGYKIVFVPFNTQGRPQGYYEDFLTGFLLNPSIPSTWGRPVGLLVLPDGSLLVTEEANNRIYRIQYTGVSE, translated from the coding sequence ATGTTCTTTTATCACAGAATAATACTATTTTGGAGATGTCTAATACTCAAAGTACCATCGGGTTTTACAGTTAATGTTTTTGCTGATGGTTTAAATGCACCACGCTGGTTAGCTTTAACGCCTAGCGGTGATGTGTTGGTGACGGAGACTAGACAAAATCGGATTCGTTTGTTGCGAGATACCAATGGTGATGGGGTGGCTGATGTCAGTCAGACCTTTGCTAGTGCATCCAATGGGCTGAATATTCCCTTTGGTATGGCTTTTAGTGGTGATTCCTTCTTTTTGGGTAATACCGATGCGGTTTTAAGGTTTCCTTATAGTCAAGGACAACAGCAACTAACGGGTAATGGTGAAAAAATCGCTGATCTTCCTGGTGGTGGTTACAATCAGCATTGGACAAGGAATGTAGTAGTTTCACCTGACGGTAACAAGCTATATGTTTCTGTGGGTTCTCGTTCTAATGTGGATGAAGAGGAATTACCACGGGCTTCGGTACAGGTGATGAACTTAGATGGTTCTCAGCAGCAGACTTTTGCTTTTGGTTTACGTAACCCCGTTGGTCTAGACTTTCACCCAGTCACCAAGGAACTTTATACCACAGTGAATGAACGGGATGGGATTGGAGATGATTTAGTTCCCGACTACTTGACGCGCATTCGACAGGGGGAGTTTTACGGCTGGCCTTATACTTACTTCAAACCAAGTAATCTTGATCCTCGTCAAACAGCGAATGGTAAAAGTAAACGTCCAGATTTAGCAGCCCGTACCCGTAACCCTGATGTATTATTTCAAGCCCACTCAGCCGCCTTGGGGTTGCAATTTTATGATGGTGAGACTTTTCCCCAAAAGTATCGTAATGGGGCTTTTGTAGCTTTTCGTGGTTCTTGGAATCGCGATCGCGGTACTGGTTACAAGATTGTATTTGTTCCCTTTAATACTCAAGGACGACCACAAGGCTACTATGAAGACTTTCTAACTGGGTTTTTGCTTAACCCTTCTATTCCCAGCACTTGGGGGCGACCTGTGGGATTATTAGTTTTACCTGATGGGAGTTTATTAGTTACAGAGGAAGCTAATAATCGGATTTATCGGATTCAGTATACAGGAGTTAGCGAATAG
- a CDS encoding transposase gives MSNILNYIEENPKQTQRLIGLEYEQLQQLIINGERLYHEKKALLESKKVRIIAGGGGRKPKLSISEQIILTLVYLRHLTTFQLLGIQFEVSESTANDTFNYWLPNLRELLPSSLLEQVKKNASDYEVVKEMLTEYELIVDSYEQVRERPRDNDEQKKYFSGKKSNHTFKTQMIILPDASDIVDVVAGEPGPKSDITLFREYRSEFDAKQRFKGDKAYLGEDLITTPIKKPRNQELTTEQKEQNKIFSSKRIFVEHRIRSVKIFRVVQERFRLNTRKYKQVILTICGLVRLRIRGLILPLEISAISSG, from the coding sequence ATGAGCAATATACTGAATTACATTGAAGAGAATCCTAAACAAACCCAAAGGTTAATAGGTCTGGAATATGAACAGTTACAACAATTAATCATAAATGGGGAAAGATTATATCATGAAAAAAAAGCTTTACTGGAATCTAAGAAAGTGAGAATTATTGCTGGTGGAGGAGGTCGGAAACCAAAATTATCTATTTCTGAACAAATCATTTTAACTTTAGTGTATCTCCGACATCTGACAACCTTTCAACTTCTAGGTATTCAGTTTGAAGTAAGTGAGTCTACAGCCAACGATACGTTTAACTATTGGTTGCCTAACTTGCGAGAATTACTGCCATCAAGTTTGCTTGAACAAGTAAAAAAAAACGCTTCTGACTATGAAGTAGTAAAAGAAATGCTCACAGAATATGAATTAATAGTAGATAGCTATGAACAAGTCAGAGAAAGACCTAGAGACAATGATGAACAAAAGAAATATTTTTCAGGTAAGAAGAGTAATCATACATTTAAAACTCAAATGATTATTTTACCTGATGCTAGTGATATCGTTGATGTTGTGGCAGGTGAACCTGGTCCAAAAAGCGATATAACTTTGTTCCGAGAATATCGTTCAGAGTTTGATGCCAAACAAAGATTTAAAGGAGATAAGGCATATCTTGGAGAAGATTTAATTACAACTCCAATTAAGAAACCAAGAAATCAAGAACTAACAACTGAACAGAAAGAACAGAACAAAATATTTTCATCTAAACGAATCTTTGTTGAACATCGAATACGGTCAGTCAAAATCTTTCGAGTTGTCCAAGAGAGATTTAGGTTAAATACCCGCAAATATAAGCAAGTAATTTTGACGATTTGTGGGCTAGTAAGGTTACGGATTCGAGGGCTAATATTACCATTAGAAATATCAGCTATATCATCAGGTTAA